Proteins from a genomic interval of bacterium:
- a CDS encoding energy transducer TonB, whose protein sequence is MRILLLTLAMTLCFGLTGLAADVASPPTAEVAFDTPPAPATAISPKYPEAARKEGITGMVLVKISIAADGSVTRTEIAQSVRKDLDQAAVEALTTARWTPAQKDGKPVACEVTVPIQFKLAEKGEKK, encoded by the coding sequence ATGAGAATTCTGCTGCTGACCCTCGCGATGACGCTGTGCTTCGGCCTGACCGGACTGGCGGCCGACGTCGCCTCGCCACCCACGGCCGAGGTGGCTTTCGATACTCCGCCCGCGCCGGCGACGGCCATTTCGCCCAAATACCCGGAGGCTGCCCGCAAAGAAGGGATCACCGGAATGGTGTTGGTCAAGATCAGCATCGCCGCCGACGGAAGTGTCACCCGAACCGAGATCGCACAAAGCGTTCGCAAAGACTTGGATCAGGCGGCGGTCGAAGCCCTGACGACCGCGCGCTGGACTCCCGCGCAGAAAGACGGAAAACCGGTGGCCTGCGAAGTGACCGTCCCGATTCAGTTCAAGCTGGCGGAAAAAGGCGAGAAGAAGTAG